A section of the Schistosoma haematobium chromosome ZW, whole genome shotgun sequence genome encodes:
- a CDS encoding hypothetical protein (EggNog:ENOG41KOG3765~COG:S): protein MLQGPFSSIIITIPLCFLFGSLQSNLFNLLLAVPCELNIIKQLKSCFIIQPSLMNLNHKIHLATLSTYIHSWINPNQLILYVYLMNSNHQIYEHFYIHLNNKLIKTNIEYLNIKSTHRQVIWDISLIIKQLQYSKYDLIDSIIMTLINRNDINHNIDDIDLNYIDLSNEFLWKSMIINKNDTINNIPLNNQYEIEQNLNENNNDNNNNNNLNFINDHDYDLNFTNENNNNNDDDINEHNDLIKKFNNQYETILIERNIIKSNNNNNIDNILSDNTQIILEMKTLSIIQLENQYLLKKRLIQRSFLIESTKSSIQHITQSCPSFLDKNKYETKCCLFRYTLNKMQMDQNDKLRFIIFPHHLPINMCHGRCIGLYMPTDNAHSILMNRYFSGLGSVEREAIYNSMPCCAANETIPFTILYKDHKDQLVTETLPKAVKTNCACS from the exons ATGCTTCAGGGTCCTTTCAGTTCTATTATAATTACAATTCCTCTCTGTTTTCTTTTCGGTTCTCTTCAATCTAATcttttcaatcttctgctggcaG tTCCATGTGAACTCaatattattaaacaattaaaatcttgttttattattcaaccatcattaatgaatttaaatcataaaattCATTTAGCCACCTTATCAACATATATACATTCATGGATTAATCcaaatcaattaatattatatgttTATCTTATGAATTCAAACCATCAAATCTATGaacatttttatattcatttaaataataaattaataaaaacgaatatagaatatttaaatatcaaatCAACCCATCGTCAAGTGATATGGGATATTagtttaataattaaacaattacAATATTCTAAATATGATTTAATTGATTCAATAATAATGACATTAATTAATAGAAATGATATCAATCATAATATAGATGATATTGATTTGAATTATATTGATTTATCCAATGAATTTCTATGGAAATCaatgataatcaataaaaatgatacaatcaataatataccattgaataatcaatatgaaatagaacaaaatttgaatgaaaataataatgataataataataataataatcttaattttataaatgatcaTGATTATGATCTTAATTTTAcaaatgagaataataataataatgatgatgatataaatgaacataatgatctaattaaaaaattcaataatcaataCGAAACTATATTGATTGaaagaaatataataaaatctaataataataataatattgataatatattAAGTGATAATACACAAATTATATTAGAAATGAAAACATTAAGCATTATACAATtagaaaatcaatatttattaaaaaaacgtTTAATACAACGATCATTTTTAATTGAATCTACTAAATCATCAATACAACATATAACACAATCATGTCCAAGTTttttagataaaaataaatatgaaacaaaatgttgtttatttcgttatacattaaataaaatgcaaatggatcaaaatgataaattaagATTTATTATATTTCCACATCATTTACCAATAAATATGTGTCATGGTAGATGTATTG GACTTTACATGCCGACAGATAATGCTCACAGCATTCTAATGAATCGTTATTTTTCTGGACTAGGTTCTGTGGAACGAGAAGCTATCTATAATTCAATGCCATGCTGTGCTGCCAATGAAACAATACCATTTACAATACTTTACAAAGATCATAAAGATCAACTGGTCACGGAAACTTTGCCTAAGGCTGTAAAAACAAATTGTGCATGCAGTTGA